The following are from one region of the Canis lupus baileyi chromosome 25, mCanLup2.hap1, whole genome shotgun sequence genome:
- the SPX gene encoding spexin isoform X2, which translates to MLYLKGAQGRRFISDQSRKKDPSDRPPPERRSPNPQLLTLPEAAALLLTSLQKPQEAREENFDQTSVLEDSLLNW; encoded by the exons ATGCTCTATCTGAAGGGCGCAC AGGGGCGCCGCTTCATCTCGGACCAGAGCCGGAAGAAGGACCCCTCGGACCGGCCGCCGCCGG aaaggcGAAGCCCAAATCCCCAACTACTAACTCTTCCAGAGGCAGCAGCTCTGCTCTTAACTTCCTTGCAGAAACCACAAGAAG ctAGAGAAGAAAACTTTGATCAAACCAGTGTCCTAGAAGACAGTCTACTAAACTGGTGA
- the SPX gene encoding spexin isoform X1: MWSTRRALSPTSRLCRGAPLHLGPEPEEGPLGPAAAGKAKPKSPTTNSSRGSSSALNFLAETTRRAAVPETVILATPSPCPMLEKKTLIKPVS; encoded by the exons ATGTGGAGCACCCGGAGGGCGCTGAGCCCCACGTCTCGCCTTTGCAGAGGGGCGCCGCTTCATCTCGGACCAGAGCCGGAAGAAGGACCCCTCGGACCGGCCGCCGCCGG aaaggcGAAGCCCAAATCCCCAACTACTAACTCTTCCAGAGGCAGCAGCTCTGCTCTTAACTTCCTTGCAGAAACCACAAGAAG aGCAGCTGTTCCTGAGACTGTTATTCTGGCAACTCCTTCTCCCTGCCCTATG ctAGAGAAGAAAACTTTGATCAAACCAGTGTCCTAG
- the SPX gene encoding spexin isoform X3, whose product MLYLKGAQGRRFISDQSRKKDPSDRPPPERRSPNPQLLTLPEAAALLLTSLQKPQEEQLFLRLLFWQLLLPALC is encoded by the exons ATGCTCTATCTGAAGGGCGCAC AGGGGCGCCGCTTCATCTCGGACCAGAGCCGGAAGAAGGACCCCTCGGACCGGCCGCCGCCGG aaaggcGAAGCCCAAATCCCCAACTACTAACTCTTCCAGAGGCAGCAGCTCTGCTCTTAACTTCCTTGCAGAAACCACAAGAAG aGCAGCTGTTCCTGAGACTGTTATTCTGGCAACTCCTTCTCCCTGCCCTATG ctAG